Genomic window (Misgurnus anguillicaudatus unplaced genomic scaffold, ASM2758022v2 HiC_scaffold_28, whole genome shotgun sequence):
tttGTATTCTGGTGTTTTATTGTACTTGGAGGATATTTGATACATTGAAAAGGTAATAGTTTGTATTAAGAGACTGTgtaaatagtgtatttttaccgGCCAATTCACCATTCAACTGCCGGGAATCCAGGTTTCCTGGTTAagtttaaaataagaaaattataacctttttgtgttaaaaatagGGTTACATTTGGAGGCACCGCTGGGAtcgtttttttctgtttacCAGTTTGTTTCTTTTCATTTATTCTCCTTTAATATTGTTGTTTGGTGGTGTAAAGCagcaatttaattttttttgcattttcttaCTGTACTTGTAATCCAGATCTAACTCCTAAGGCATGGATCTCTCACAGGTTGTTGTGTGGAGCAGAGAGGAAAGTGTTAACCTCTCGCGCGCCATTGTGGTGAGTAATGTGCCTTTGGATGTTAGCAATGAGACCCTTGGTAAAGTTTTAGACACTGTGAAAGTTCTTGGTCGTACTAAAATACGTGGTCGCCGTGGTGATGCCACTGGCAGAACACTGTTTGTTTTGGTAGAGAGCAGTACTGATTTAGACCCTGATACTGTACCTTCTGAAATAGGAATTGAGAACGAGGCTGGGCCTTGGCCTGTCCATGTAGTTGGCAGTTTAGTAGGCCCTAGTGCTCCATCAGAAGGTGATGCTTTTCAGCTAAAGTTAATGGCCCTTTTACAGGAGGAGGGAAAATCCATGGAGGAAGTTAAAGCCATAGTTATGGGAAATCCGCCTCCTAAAGCTGACATCAGTGTAGGTCTAGTTGATGCTATTGGAAAATTAGTTGACCGGTGTAATCAGGTGTCTAGTGATGGGCCTGGCTATAGAAAACTGAGACTGTTCTCTGGCTTAAGACCTGTCCCTCCAGGTGAAGAAGAATATGAAGTCTGGATGGAACAAGCTGCCCAGATGATAAGTGAATGGCAGTGCACAGAGGCTGCAAAGAGACAACGTATTGTCGAGAGTTTGCGGGGCCCTGCTGCTGATATTGTCAGATTCTTGAAAGTGAGTAACCCATCTGCTACTGCCACCGAATATCTATCTGCCCTTGACACTGCATATGGCACCACGGAGAGTGGACCTGATCTAATGGCTAAGTTTCGTCATACCTACCAAGAAAGTGGAGAAAAATTGTCTGATTTCCTGTACAGGCTAGATAAACTTCTTCACAGAGCCTTCTTTAAAGGTGGAATTGACGCAGCTGGCATAAATAAAGCTAGAATGGAGCAGCTGACTAAGGGAGCTCTTACCAGTGACATGGTTGCCTTACGAATAAGGATGACTCACACTCTGCGAGATCCGCCTTCTTTTTCGCAGTTGATGAAAGAGGTGAGGGAGGAGGAACACTGGGTAGCTGCTCGAGCGGATGTTAAAGCTTCTGTTGCCACTGTCATTTCTCCACCAGTGCCTGTGCCATCTGAATTGCAAAACCTGAGAAAAGAGGTTAAAGAGTTATCTACTCAAGTGAGTCAATTATTAAATGTGGCTACAGTGACTTCGGTTTCTGATTGTGTTTCTCAGAAAGTGCCCCAACACATACCTGACAGAGTGAACCGGGACAACTTCCAAAACCCAAAGACCCCCAAGCCACCTGTTCCAACAATCTTTTGCTACAAATGCGGTGAGGATGGACATACAAAGCGAGAATGTAAGGCACCTGAAGACCTCAGAAAGGTAAACCAAAAACTGATCAAAATGCAGCGCCTGCAGGGAAACTGGCCAGGGGCTCAGTGAAGGAACGGCACCGGGCTCCTGAGACCACACGTTCCGCTAATGGTTCAATTATGCTTGATGTTGGTAAGCCAAAACTGCCAAATGGTTTAGTAGGGCCTGTCTCTGAAGTTCCTGTCCAGATAGAAGGGATCTACACAAAAGCTCTTCTTGACAGCGGTTCTCAGGTTACCCTTCTATACCGCAGTTTTTATGATACTTACCTGAAACACCTAGAAATTCAGCCAGTTGAAAATCTTGAGATTTGGGGTCTCAGCTCTCATAAATACCCGTATGATGGATACTTACCCCTCAGACTTGAATTCACAGAAAGCGTTGCTGGAGTACGTCAAGTGGTAGACACGCTTGTCATTGTGTGCCCTGACCCTGTGAAGCGAGATGGCGTTGCCATTTTGGTCGGAACCAACACTAGCTTAGTGAAAAACCTGTTTGAGTCTTGTCGCAAGGAAGCTGGTGAGAAGTTCTTGAATGTGTTGACAGTACATCCAGTAATTAGAGAAGCATATGAGTCCATTCAGCAAACGAACGCATCACATGAGGATCCAGATAAGCATGGAACAGTCTGGTTCGTGAAGCATAACCCTGTGGTCCTGAAGCCAGACGAGGTTTTGCAACTTCCTGGATTAGTTAAGTTTCCTGGACAAATGAATGAGTCTCTAGTGCTTATTGACAGAGCAGCCGTTGATGACACCAGTTCTGATTATCTTGAGGTGCGGCCTGAACTTCATTCTGCATCAGTTGTATCCACCCGGCGTGTCACAGTGACCATCAAGAACGTTTCTACAAAAGAAGTATTTGTGAAACGAGGCACTCCCCTTGCTCATGTATTTCCAGTGTCCTTAGTCCCACATCTTACCTCTAAATCAACACCAGAGCAACATACCTTGTCACCTGCATCTTTTGATTTCGGAGATTCTCCGATGCCCGAAGAAGCAAAACGGAGCTTGTGTGAGAAAATGATGCAGAGACGAGAAGTGTTTTCTCTACACGAGTGGGATGTAGGATGTTCAAAAAGTACCACCCATGAGATAAGGTTGAATGATTCACGCCCTTTTAGGGAAAGATCACGGCGCCTCGCA
Coding sequences:
- the LOC141362599 gene encoding paraneoplastic antigen Ma1 homolog, whose product is MDLSQVVVWSREESVNLSRAIVVSNVPLDVSNETLGKVLDTVKVLGRTKIRGRRGDATGRTLFVLVESSTDLDPDTVPSEIGIENEAGPWPVHVVGSLVGPSAPSEGDAFQLKLMALLQEEGKSMEEVKAIVMGNPPPKADISVGLVDAIGKLVDRCNQVSSDGPGYRKLRLFSGLRPVPPGEEEYEVWMEQAAQMISEWQCTEAAKRQRIVESLRGPAADIVRFLKVSNPSATATEYLSALDTAYGTTESGPDLMAKFRHTYQESGEKLSDFLYRLDKLLHRAFFKGGIDAAGINKARMEQLTKGALTSDMVALRIRMTHTLRDPPSFSQLMKEVREEEHWVAARADVKASVATVISPPVPVPSELQNLRKEVKELSTQVSQLLNVATVTSVSDCVSQKVPQHIPDRVNRDNFQNPKTPKPPVPTIFCYKCGEDGHTKRECKAPEDLRKVNQKLIKMQRLQGNWPGAQ